A part of Chitinivorax tropicus genomic DNA contains:
- a CDS encoding vWA domain-containing protein has translation MLIDFFYQLKDARLPVSIKEFLTLLEALDKRVISGSLDDFYFLARTILIKDEKHFDRFDQVFGHYFKGIESLSAALGGDIPEDWLRKEFERFLSDEDKAKIQAMGWDKLMETFKERLKEQKERHAGGNKWIGTGGTSPFGAYGYNPEGIRIGQAESRHRRAVKVWDEREFRNFDDSVELGTRNIKVALRRLRRFAREGAEEVLDLPGTIRATANNAGHLDLQMVPQLHNKVKVLLFLDVGGSMDDHIKICEELFSACKTEFKHLEYFYFHNCVYESVWRDNRRRHAERIPTEDVLHTYGPDYKLIFVGDATMSPYEILYPGGSVEHNNPEAGHVWIQRLLDHYRHAIWLNPVSEEYWDYTQSLTLLKQQMGQRMFPLTIDGLDRGIRVLNQQA, from the coding sequence ATGCTCATCGATTTTTTCTACCAACTCAAAGATGCCCGCCTGCCGGTCAGTATCAAGGAGTTCCTGACTCTGTTGGAGGCCCTGGATAAACGAGTGATCAGTGGCAGCCTGGATGACTTCTATTTTCTTGCCCGCACCATTCTGATCAAGGACGAAAAACACTTTGACCGCTTTGATCAGGTCTTCGGTCATTATTTCAAGGGCATCGAGTCGCTGTCAGCCGCACTGGGCGGGGATATTCCCGAGGACTGGCTCAGAAAGGAGTTTGAGCGCTTTTTGTCAGACGAAGACAAGGCCAAGATTCAGGCCATGGGCTGGGACAAACTGATGGAGACCTTCAAAGAGCGCTTGAAGGAACAGAAGGAACGTCACGCAGGTGGCAACAAATGGATCGGCACGGGCGGCACCAGCCCTTTTGGTGCCTATGGCTATAACCCGGAGGGCATCCGCATCGGGCAGGCCGAATCGCGACACCGCCGCGCCGTCAAGGTGTGGGATGAACGTGAGTTCCGCAATTTTGATGACAGCGTCGAGCTGGGCACGCGCAATATCAAGGTGGCCTTACGGCGACTGCGACGTTTTGCGCGCGAGGGCGCAGAAGAGGTATTGGATCTACCAGGAACCATTCGCGCCACAGCCAACAATGCCGGCCACCTTGATCTGCAGATGGTGCCGCAGTTGCATAACAAGGTGAAGGTATTGCTGTTTCTGGATGTGGGTGGCTCGATGGATGACCACATCAAGATCTGTGAGGAGCTGTTCTCTGCTTGCAAGACCGAATTCAAACACCTGGAATATTTCTATTTCCACAATTGCGTGTATGAATCCGTCTGGCGTGACAACCGGCGGCGCCATGCCGAGCGCATCCCGACGGAGGATGTACTCCACACCTACGGCCCCGATTACAAGCTGATCTTTGTCGGTGATGCCACCATGAGCCCCTATGAGATTCTGTACCCCGGCGGCAGCGTGGAGCACAACAACCCGGAAGCCGGTCATGTCTGGATACAACGCCTGCTGGATCATTACAGACATGCAATCTGGCTCAACCCGGTGAGCGAGGAATACTGGGACTACACACAATCACTCACCCTGCTGAAACAACAGATGGGCCAACGCATGTTTCCGCTGACCATCGATGGGCTGGATCGAGGTATCCGTGTACTCAATCAGCAAGCCTGA
- a CDS encoding nucleotidyltransferase family protein — protein sequence MLAWLAQAARLDLPDWYLAAGCIRNQLWDHWHGYTTPSGEQDIDLIYHDPQASPEQDQVLSKTLSTQTGNQWEVVNQAYVHRWYRDQHGQPIAAHNSCIEAMASWPETATCIGLRFDLHGWAVASPLGLDDLFGMIWRRNPGFSDLATYQHRQITKQVARRWPKVRII from the coding sequence TTGTTAGCGTGGTTGGCCCAGGCGGCGCGGCTCGACCTGCCCGATTGGTACCTGGCAGCCGGCTGCATCCGCAATCAGCTGTGGGACCATTGGCATGGCTACACCACCCCCAGTGGCGAGCAGGATATCGACCTGATCTATCACGATCCCCAGGCATCACCAGAACAAGATCAAGTCTTGAGCAAAACACTCTCCACCCAGACCGGCAACCAGTGGGAGGTGGTCAATCAGGCCTACGTCCATCGCTGGTATCGTGATCAGCATGGACAACCCATCGCCGCCCATAACAGCTGCATCGAGGCGATGGCCAGCTGGCCGGAAACCGCCACCTGCATCGGCCTGCGGTTTGACCTGCATGGCTGGGCAGTGGCAAGCCCCCTGGGATTGGATGATCTGTTCGGGATGATCTGGCGGCGGAATCCAGGCTTCTCCGATCTGGCAACCTACCAACATCGCCAGATCACCAAGCAGGTGGCGCGACGCTGGCCCAAGGTGCGGATCATCTGA